In the Oryzias latipes chromosome 23, ASM223467v1 genome, one interval contains:
- the phf21b gene encoding PHD finger protein 21B isoform X3, whose translation MDVPGLQEALKVEIQCHQKLAVHSRPVGTTKALSLIKPSGQSIAISVVPAKTPVSMVTTHMNGQKAAGPEPLQISPIDLQAGGRAPPTGVRPHATNKRTGELAPPQVLGALTAVPVKMPHVGSLQQLAGHTASVLPQVRPKTQIPDSLPPPPCQELQPLSLQRAATVLCPRSQAPTLPTANSTFSPNGQRDASPPTLPLHVPLGGGDSNSATQHATAGPGVAYAIIAASPGNSASPVSEAVKSFTCFQVIIIQPQAPPTTGGSPRAQPDLLPQDVPPPPKALPLKKDQDSEKVAFMVALGLVTTEQLEEIQARRQERKRRSTANPAYSSLFEPERKRLTSHYLSSFLSARDSEDFCWKDDVEHEERCAVCKEDGELQPCHNCPRVFHPTCLHPPLRTPPRGPWYCPKCQKKVLNKENASWPHSFVQSYVTHKTVRQEEKRRLLRRNSELQRECAHLQEEDQKVHSTLKLCMDQRERLLVLKRDTQTSLDRLRALVRMIQGEQLVQVTMTTTVPAPSRIKTTTGASPGPSAPPRQTSQVDVNV comes from the exons ATGGACGTACCGGGCCTGCAAGAGGCGCTGAAAGTGGAAATCCAATGTCATCAG AAGCTGGCGGTCCACAGTAGGCCCGTTGGGACGACAAAGGCTCTGTCCCTCATCAAGCCCTCTGGCCAGAGCATCGCCATCTCTGTGGTTCCGGCCAAGACTCCTGTCTCCATGGTGACGACACACATGAACGGTCAAAAGGCAGCGGGCCCCGAGCCGCTGCAAATCAGTCCCATTGATCTACAGGCAGGCGGCAGAGCGCCCCCCACTGGAGTACGCCCGCATGCCACTAACAAGAGAACCGGGGAACTTGCTCCCCCGCAG GTTCTGGGAGCTCTCACGGCTGTGCCCGTCAAGATGCCCCATGTGGGCTCACTGCAGCAGTTAGCGGGACACACGGCCTCCGTCCTGCCACAG GTCCGGCCAAAGACCCAGATCCCTGACAGcctgcccccccctccctgccAGGAGCTGCAGCCGCTCAGCCTGCAGAGGGCCGCCACCGTGCTCTGCCCCAGGAGCCAGGCCCCCACGCTGCCCACCGCCAACAGCACCTTCAGCCCCAACGGCCAGAGGGACGCCTCGCCGCCCACCCTTCCTCTGCATGTCCCCCTGGGGGGGGGCGACTCCAACAGCGCCACTCAGCATGCGACTGCTGGGCCTGGCGTGGCGTACGCCATCATCGCTGCTTCCCCCGGCAACAGCGCGTCCCCCGTCAGCGAGGCCGTGAAG TCCTTCACCTGCTTTCAGGTGATCATAATCCAGCCTCAGGCCCCACCCACCACTGGGGGCTCCCCAAGGGCCCAGCCTGACCTCCTGCCACAGGACGTCCCACCCCCGCCGAAGGCCCTGCCTCTGAAGAAGGACCAGGACTCCGAG AAAGTCGCCTTCATGGTGGCCCTGGGGCTCGTCACCACCGAACAGCTGGAAG AGATCCAGGCCAGGAggcaggagaggaagaggaggagcacagCTAACCCCGCCTACAGCAGCCTGTTCGAACCCGAG CGGAAGCGGCTGACATCCCACTACCTGAGCAGCTTCCTATCGGCAAGAG ACTCTGAGGATTTCTGCTGGAAG GATGACGTGGAGCACGAGGAGCGCTGCGCCGTCTGTAAGGAGGACGGCGAGCTGCAGCCCTGCCACAACTGCCCCCGCGTTTTCCACCCCACCTGCCTGCACCCGCCCCTCAGGACTCCGCCCAGAGGACCCTGGTACTGCCCCAAGTGTCAGAAGAAG GTGCTGAACAAGGAGAACGCGTCATGGCCGCACAGCTTCGTCCAGTCCTACGTGACGCACAAGACGG TGAGgcaggaggagaagaggaggctGCTGAGGAGGAACAGCGAGCTGCAGAGGGAGTGCGCtcacctgcaggaggaggaccAGAAAGTCCACAGCACGCTCAAA CTCTGCATGGACCAGCGGGAGCGTCTGCTCGTCCTGAAGAGAGACACGCAGACGTCCCTGGACCGCCTCCGAGCGCTGGTCCGGATGATCCAAGGCGAGCAGCTCGTCCAGGTCACCATGACCACCACTGTGCCCGCCCCCTCACGGATCAAAACCACCACCGGCGCCAGCCCGGGCCCCTCCGCGCCGCCCCGCCAAACCAGCCAGGTGGACGTTAACGTCTAG
- the nup50 gene encoding nuclear pore complex protein Nup50 — translation MAKRIADKELTDRNWDQEEEGEEAGTFCLASEDVLKSRPIKKAKRRNVGSEADVGGAFKGFRGFAFSASASTKPTAPGFGNAEGFKGFSGATNGSAPAFRGFSALPASSAAASVTFNGGSSSSKLPADSSPSQANGSAPGAAPTCSRSREYSRQLAALNRSVRDWISKHVDDNPLCDLNPIFRDYERHLASIERKFGGGRDNSEETPAPTEPPPPPSSGGATAPPSAALFSFSRDSSADRRLTGASFDPAPAGITFNFGQKVDGSVLNSLGSKPLGPAFSFTPSSSSASSSQTPLFGAASSSAPLPFGGTKTEETPPTDETGEAESEEPPKPEVKEVKEDDAFYSKKCKLFYKKESEFKEKGVGTLHLKRTGEGKTQMIIRADTNLGNILLNVMVHVSMPCTRVGKNNVMVVSVPNPPIDEKNPGAPVPLLIRVKTAEDADELHKTLEEKKG, via the exons ATGGCCAAAAGGATCGCGGACAAAGAACTGACTGACAGGAACTGggatcaggaggaggagggggaggag GCCGGGACCTTCTGCCTGGCCAGCGAGGACGTGTTGAAGAGTCGGCCCATCAAGAAGGCCAAACGCAGAAATGTGGGCTCAGAG GctgatgtgggaggagctttcAAAGGCTTCAGGGGCTTTGCGTTCTCTGCGTCAGCCTCCACCAAGCCCACCGCCCCTGGCTTTGGTAACGCAGAAGGATTTAAAGGTTTCAGCGGCGCGACCAATGGGAGTGCTCCTGCGTTCAGGGGTTTCTCCGCCCTCCCAGCATCCTCTGCTGCGGCGA GTGTGACGTTTAATGGAGGCTCCTCCTCTTCAAAGCTGCCTGCCGACAGCAGCCCCAGTCAGGCCAATGGCTCCGCCCCCGGCGCGGCCCCGACCTGCAGCAGAAGTAGGGAGTACAGCCGGCAGCTGGCGGCGCTCAACCGCTCGGTGCGCGACTGGATCAGCAAACATGTGGACGACAACCCCCTGTGCGACCTCAACCCCATCTTCAGGGACTACGAGCGCCACCTGGCCAGCATCGAGCGGAAGTTCGGCGGGGGGCGGGACAACTCTGAGGAGACGCCAGCCCCCACGgagcccccccctcctccatcGTCTGGCGGTGCCACAGCGCCTCCCTCAGCTGCTCTGTTCTCCTTCAGCAGGGACTCCTCAGCAGACCGCCGTCTCACAGGCGCCAGCTTTGACCCCGCCCCCGCCGGCATCACCTTCAACTTCGGGCAGAAGGTGGACGGCTCGGTCCTGAACTCGTTGGGGTCCAAACCCCTCGGCCCCGCCTTCTCTTTCACCCCTTCTTCATCCAGCGCCTCCTCCAGCCAGACGCCCCTGTTTGGAGCCGCCTCCTCTTCAGCCCCTCTGCCTTTTGGCGGAACAAAGACAGAGGAAACCCCGCCCACAG ATGAAACCGGAGAAGCAGAGTCGGAGGAGCCTCCCAAACCGGAGGtgaaggaggtgaaggaggacgACGCCTTTTACTCCAAGAA GTGTAAACTCTTCTATAAGAAGGAGTCGGAGTTCAAGGAGAAGGGCGTGGGAACGCTGCACCTGAAGCGGACCGGCGAGGGGAAGACCCAGATGATCATCCGGGCCGACACCAACCTGG GTAACATCCTGCTCAACGTCATGGTGCACGTGTCCATGCCCTGCACGCGTGTGGGGAAGAACAACGTGATGGTGGTGTCCGTGCCCAACCCCCCCATAGATGAGAAGAACCCCGGCGCCCCCGTCCCCCTCCTGATCCGGGTCAAAACTGCCGAGGACGCAGACGAGCTGCACAAGACGCTGGAGGAGAAGAAAGGCTGA
- the phf21b gene encoding PHD finger protein 21B isoform X1: MDVPGLQEALKVEIQCHQKLAVHSRPVGTTKALSLIKPSGQSIAISVVPAKTPVSMVTTHMNGQKAAGPEPLQISPIDLQAGGRAPPTGVRPHATNKRTGELAPPQVLGALTAVPVKMPHVGSLQQLAGHTASVLPQVRPKTQIPDSLPPPPCQELQPLSLQRAATVLCPRSQAPTLPTANSTFSPNGQRDASPPTLPLHVPLGGGDSNSATQHATAGPGVAYAIIAASPGNSASPVSEAVKSFTCFQVIIIQPQAPPTTGGSPRAQPDLLPQDVPPPPKALPLKKDQDSEKVAFMVALGLVTTEQLEEIQARRQERKRRSTANPAYSSLFEPERKRLTSHYLSSFLSARDSEDFCWKVGHRTLAPHLGRRGLCGAAADGVCVSFQDDVEHEERCAVCKEDGELQPCHNCPRVFHPTCLHPPLRTPPRGPWYCPKCQKKVLNKENASWPHSFVQSYVTHKTVRQEEKRRLLRRNSELQRECAHLQEEDQKVHSTLKLCMDQRERLLVLKRDTQTSLDRLRALVRMIQGEQLVQVTMTTTVPAPSRIKTTTGASPGPSAPPRQTSQVDVNV, translated from the exons ATGGACGTACCGGGCCTGCAAGAGGCGCTGAAAGTGGAAATCCAATGTCATCAG AAGCTGGCGGTCCACAGTAGGCCCGTTGGGACGACAAAGGCTCTGTCCCTCATCAAGCCCTCTGGCCAGAGCATCGCCATCTCTGTGGTTCCGGCCAAGACTCCTGTCTCCATGGTGACGACACACATGAACGGTCAAAAGGCAGCGGGCCCCGAGCCGCTGCAAATCAGTCCCATTGATCTACAGGCAGGCGGCAGAGCGCCCCCCACTGGAGTACGCCCGCATGCCACTAACAAGAGAACCGGGGAACTTGCTCCCCCGCAG GTTCTGGGAGCTCTCACGGCTGTGCCCGTCAAGATGCCCCATGTGGGCTCACTGCAGCAGTTAGCGGGACACACGGCCTCCGTCCTGCCACAG GTCCGGCCAAAGACCCAGATCCCTGACAGcctgcccccccctccctgccAGGAGCTGCAGCCGCTCAGCCTGCAGAGGGCCGCCACCGTGCTCTGCCCCAGGAGCCAGGCCCCCACGCTGCCCACCGCCAACAGCACCTTCAGCCCCAACGGCCAGAGGGACGCCTCGCCGCCCACCCTTCCTCTGCATGTCCCCCTGGGGGGGGGCGACTCCAACAGCGCCACTCAGCATGCGACTGCTGGGCCTGGCGTGGCGTACGCCATCATCGCTGCTTCCCCCGGCAACAGCGCGTCCCCCGTCAGCGAGGCCGTGAAG TCCTTCACCTGCTTTCAGGTGATCATAATCCAGCCTCAGGCCCCACCCACCACTGGGGGCTCCCCAAGGGCCCAGCCTGACCTCCTGCCACAGGACGTCCCACCCCCGCCGAAGGCCCTGCCTCTGAAGAAGGACCAGGACTCCGAG AAAGTCGCCTTCATGGTGGCCCTGGGGCTCGTCACCACCGAACAGCTGGAAG AGATCCAGGCCAGGAggcaggagaggaagaggaggagcacagCTAACCCCGCCTACAGCAGCCTGTTCGAACCCGAG CGGAAGCGGCTGACATCCCACTACCTGAGCAGCTTCCTATCGGCAAGAG ACTCTGAGGATTTCTGCTGGAAGGTAGGTCACCGGACTCTGGCGCCGCACCTAGGCAGACGTGGTCTCTGTGGCGCCGCCGCTGATGGCGTCTGCGTGTCGTTTCAGGATGACGTGGAGCACGAGGAGCGCTGCGCCGTCTGTAAGGAGGACGGCGAGCTGCAGCCCTGCCACAACTGCCCCCGCGTTTTCCACCCCACCTGCCTGCACCCGCCCCTCAGGACTCCGCCCAGAGGACCCTGGTACTGCCCCAAGTGTCAGAAGAAG GTGCTGAACAAGGAGAACGCGTCATGGCCGCACAGCTTCGTCCAGTCCTACGTGACGCACAAGACGG TGAGgcaggaggagaagaggaggctGCTGAGGAGGAACAGCGAGCTGCAGAGGGAGTGCGCtcacctgcaggaggaggaccAGAAAGTCCACAGCACGCTCAAA CTCTGCATGGACCAGCGGGAGCGTCTGCTCGTCCTGAAGAGAGACACGCAGACGTCCCTGGACCGCCTCCGAGCGCTGGTCCGGATGATCCAAGGCGAGCAGCTCGTCCAGGTCACCATGACCACCACTGTGCCCGCCCCCTCACGGATCAAAACCACCACCGGCGCCAGCCCGGGCCCCTCCGCGCCGCCCCGCCAAACCAGCCAGGTGGACGTTAACGTCTAG
- the kiaa0930 gene encoding uncharacterized protein KIAA0930 homolog has product MASFPGSCQAVAPAQEENGELDGSLQQMLKAIADERNRLNSRQELSGIGCFKDDRIVFWTWMFSTYFMEKWAPRQDDMLFYVRRKPAYMSADNGEGRKVEVEVYRRDSKKLPGLGDPDIDWEESVYLNLILQKLDYVVTCAVCTRSDAGDIHIHRKKCQEVFASPSKHAMDSKGEESKMSYPNIFFMIDNFEEVFRDMTVGEGEMVCVELVASDKSNTFQGVIFQGSIRYEALKKVYDNRVSVAAKMAQRMSFGFYKYNNMEFVRMKGPQGKGHAEMAVSRVPTGDTSPCGTEEEQPSPVQERVTSFSTPPTPERTRPSFFSPSLRRKMPRNRITEMKKSHSANDSEEFFREEEDEDLHATTNLRSRSLSGTGRSLVGSWLKLNRTEDYFLLYSHLTYVTLPLHRITTDILEVRQKPILMT; this is encoded by the exons ATGGCGTCCTTTCCCGGTTCGTGTCAGGCCGTCGCGCCCGCGCAGGAGGAGAACGGGGAGCTGGACGGCTCCCTGCAGCAGATGCTGAAGGCCATCGCCGACGAGAGGAACCGCCTGAACAGCCGCCAGGAGCTCAGCGGGATCG GCTGCTTTAAGGACGACCGCATCGTTTTCTGGacctggatgttctccacctactTCATGGAGAAGTGGGCGCCGCGGCAGGACGATATGCTGTTCTACGTGCGCAGGAAGCCGGCCTACATGAGCGCGGACAACGGCGAGGGCAGAAAG gtggaggtggaggtctACAGGAGGGACTCCAAGAAGCTGCCGGGCCTCGGAGACCCTGACATCGACTGGGAGGAGAGCGTCTACCTGAACCTCATCCTGCAGAAG CTGGACTACGTGGTGACGTGCGCGGTCTGCACGCGCTCAGACGCGGGGGACATCCACATCCACAGGAAGAAGTGTCAG GAAGTGTTCGCCTCGCCCAGTAAACACGCCATGGACAGCAAAGGGGAGGAGTCCAAGATGAGCTACCCCAACATCTTCTTCATGATCGACAACTTTGAAGAG GTGTTCAGGGACATGACGGTCGGCGAGGGCGAGATGGTCTGCGTGGAGCTGGTGGCCAGCGACAAGAGCAACACCTTCCAGGGCGTCATCTTCCAGGGCTCCATTCGCTACGAGGCGCTGAAGAAGGTCTACGACAACCGG GTGAGCGTGGCCGCTAAAATGGCGCAGCGGATGTCTTTCGGCTTCTACAAGTACAACAACATGGAGTTTGTGAGGATGAAGGGGCCGCAGGGCAAAGGTCACGCAGAGATGGCGGTCAGCAGGGTCCCCACGGGCGACACGTCGCCCTGCGGCACCGAGGAGGAGCAGCCCTCCCCCGTGCAGGAGAGG GTGACGTCGTTCAGTACCCCCCCCACGCCGGAGAGGACCCGCCCCTCCTTCTTCTCGCCGTCTCTGAGGAGGAAAATGCCTCGAAACCGGATCACAGAGATGAAGAAGTCCCACTCCGCCAACGACAGCGAGGAGTTcttcagggaggaggaggacgaag ATCTCCACGCCACCACCAACCTCCGCTCGCGCTCGCTGTCCGGAACCGGCCGCTCGCTCGTCGGCTCCTGGCTGAAACTGAACCGGACGGAGGACTACTTCCTGCTGTACTCGCACCTGACCTACGTCACGCTGCCGCTGCACCGCATCACCACAG ACATCCTGGAGGTGCGGCAGAAGCCCATCCTGATGACGTAA
- the phf21b gene encoding PHD finger protein 21B isoform X2, with the protein MDVPGLQEALKVEIQCHQKLAVHSRPVGTTKALSLIKPSGQSIAISVVPAKTPVSMVTTHMNGQKAAGPEPLQISPIDLQAGGRAPPTGVRPHATNKRTGELAPPQVLGALTAVPVKMPHVGSLQQLAGHTASVLPQVRPKTQIPDSLPPPPCQELQPLSLQRAATVLCPRSQAPTLPTANSTFSPNGQRDASPPTLPLHVPLGGGDSNSATQHATAGPGVAYAIIAASPGNSASPVSEAVKVIIIQPQAPPTTGGSPRAQPDLLPQDVPPPPKALPLKKDQDSEKVAFMVALGLVTTEQLEEIQARRQERKRRSTANPAYSSLFEPERKRLTSHYLSSFLSARDSEDFCWKVGHRTLAPHLGRRGLCGAAADGVCVSFQDDVEHEERCAVCKEDGELQPCHNCPRVFHPTCLHPPLRTPPRGPWYCPKCQKKVLNKENASWPHSFVQSYVTHKTVRQEEKRRLLRRNSELQRECAHLQEEDQKVHSTLKLCMDQRERLLVLKRDTQTSLDRLRALVRMIQGEQLVQVTMTTTVPAPSRIKTTTGASPGPSAPPRQTSQVDVNV; encoded by the exons ATGGACGTACCGGGCCTGCAAGAGGCGCTGAAAGTGGAAATCCAATGTCATCAG AAGCTGGCGGTCCACAGTAGGCCCGTTGGGACGACAAAGGCTCTGTCCCTCATCAAGCCCTCTGGCCAGAGCATCGCCATCTCTGTGGTTCCGGCCAAGACTCCTGTCTCCATGGTGACGACACACATGAACGGTCAAAAGGCAGCGGGCCCCGAGCCGCTGCAAATCAGTCCCATTGATCTACAGGCAGGCGGCAGAGCGCCCCCCACTGGAGTACGCCCGCATGCCACTAACAAGAGAACCGGGGAACTTGCTCCCCCGCAG GTTCTGGGAGCTCTCACGGCTGTGCCCGTCAAGATGCCCCATGTGGGCTCACTGCAGCAGTTAGCGGGACACACGGCCTCCGTCCTGCCACAG GTCCGGCCAAAGACCCAGATCCCTGACAGcctgcccccccctccctgccAGGAGCTGCAGCCGCTCAGCCTGCAGAGGGCCGCCACCGTGCTCTGCCCCAGGAGCCAGGCCCCCACGCTGCCCACCGCCAACAGCACCTTCAGCCCCAACGGCCAGAGGGACGCCTCGCCGCCCACCCTTCCTCTGCATGTCCCCCTGGGGGGGGGCGACTCCAACAGCGCCACTCAGCATGCGACTGCTGGGCCTGGCGTGGCGTACGCCATCATCGCTGCTTCCCCCGGCAACAGCGCGTCCCCCGTCAGCGAGGCCGTGAAG GTGATCATAATCCAGCCTCAGGCCCCACCCACCACTGGGGGCTCCCCAAGGGCCCAGCCTGACCTCCTGCCACAGGACGTCCCACCCCCGCCGAAGGCCCTGCCTCTGAAGAAGGACCAGGACTCCGAG AAAGTCGCCTTCATGGTGGCCCTGGGGCTCGTCACCACCGAACAGCTGGAAG AGATCCAGGCCAGGAggcaggagaggaagaggaggagcacagCTAACCCCGCCTACAGCAGCCTGTTCGAACCCGAG CGGAAGCGGCTGACATCCCACTACCTGAGCAGCTTCCTATCGGCAAGAG ACTCTGAGGATTTCTGCTGGAAGGTAGGTCACCGGACTCTGGCGCCGCACCTAGGCAGACGTGGTCTCTGTGGCGCCGCCGCTGATGGCGTCTGCGTGTCGTTTCAGGATGACGTGGAGCACGAGGAGCGCTGCGCCGTCTGTAAGGAGGACGGCGAGCTGCAGCCCTGCCACAACTGCCCCCGCGTTTTCCACCCCACCTGCCTGCACCCGCCCCTCAGGACTCCGCCCAGAGGACCCTGGTACTGCCCCAAGTGTCAGAAGAAG GTGCTGAACAAGGAGAACGCGTCATGGCCGCACAGCTTCGTCCAGTCCTACGTGACGCACAAGACGG TGAGgcaggaggagaagaggaggctGCTGAGGAGGAACAGCGAGCTGCAGAGGGAGTGCGCtcacctgcaggaggaggaccAGAAAGTCCACAGCACGCTCAAA CTCTGCATGGACCAGCGGGAGCGTCTGCTCGTCCTGAAGAGAGACACGCAGACGTCCCTGGACCGCCTCCGAGCGCTGGTCCGGATGATCCAAGGCGAGCAGCTCGTCCAGGTCACCATGACCACCACTGTGCCCGCCCCCTCACGGATCAAAACCACCACCGGCGCCAGCCCGGGCCCCTCCGCGCCGCCCCGCCAAACCAGCCAGGTGGACGTTAACGTCTAG
- the phf21b gene encoding PHD finger protein 21B isoform X4 — translation MKQFQTDINSCTRYYPGGSEPLLWRSSLVLGALTAVPVKMPHVGSLQQLAGHTASVLPQVRPKTQIPDSLPPPPCQELQPLSLQRAATVLCPRSQAPTLPTANSTFSPNGQRDASPPTLPLHVPLGGGDSNSATQHATAGPGVAYAIIAASPGNSASPVSEAVKSFTCFQVIIIQPQAPPTTGGSPRAQPDLLPQDVPPPPKALPLKKDQDSEKVAFMVALGLVTTEQLEEIQARRQERKRRSTANPAYSSLFEPERKRLTSHYLSSFLSARDSEDFCWKVGHRTLAPHLGRRGLCGAAADGVCVSFQDDVEHEERCAVCKEDGELQPCHNCPRVFHPTCLHPPLRTPPRGPWYCPKCQKKVLNKENASWPHSFVQSYVTHKTVRQEEKRRLLRRNSELQRECAHLQEEDQKVHSTLKLCMDQRERLLVLKRDTQTSLDRLRALVRMIQGEQLVQVTMTTTVPAPSRIKTTTGASPGPSAPPRQTSQVDVNV, via the exons ATGAAACAGTTCCAAACTGACATCAATTCCTGCACACGTTACTACCCGGGTGGTTCTGAACCCCTTCTGTGGCGATCCTCTCTG GTTCTGGGAGCTCTCACGGCTGTGCCCGTCAAGATGCCCCATGTGGGCTCACTGCAGCAGTTAGCGGGACACACGGCCTCCGTCCTGCCACAG GTCCGGCCAAAGACCCAGATCCCTGACAGcctgcccccccctccctgccAGGAGCTGCAGCCGCTCAGCCTGCAGAGGGCCGCCACCGTGCTCTGCCCCAGGAGCCAGGCCCCCACGCTGCCCACCGCCAACAGCACCTTCAGCCCCAACGGCCAGAGGGACGCCTCGCCGCCCACCCTTCCTCTGCATGTCCCCCTGGGGGGGGGCGACTCCAACAGCGCCACTCAGCATGCGACTGCTGGGCCTGGCGTGGCGTACGCCATCATCGCTGCTTCCCCCGGCAACAGCGCGTCCCCCGTCAGCGAGGCCGTGAAG TCCTTCACCTGCTTTCAGGTGATCATAATCCAGCCTCAGGCCCCACCCACCACTGGGGGCTCCCCAAGGGCCCAGCCTGACCTCCTGCCACAGGACGTCCCACCCCCGCCGAAGGCCCTGCCTCTGAAGAAGGACCAGGACTCCGAG AAAGTCGCCTTCATGGTGGCCCTGGGGCTCGTCACCACCGAACAGCTGGAAG AGATCCAGGCCAGGAggcaggagaggaagaggaggagcacagCTAACCCCGCCTACAGCAGCCTGTTCGAACCCGAG CGGAAGCGGCTGACATCCCACTACCTGAGCAGCTTCCTATCGGCAAGAG ACTCTGAGGATTTCTGCTGGAAGGTAGGTCACCGGACTCTGGCGCCGCACCTAGGCAGACGTGGTCTCTGTGGCGCCGCCGCTGATGGCGTCTGCGTGTCGTTTCAGGATGACGTGGAGCACGAGGAGCGCTGCGCCGTCTGTAAGGAGGACGGCGAGCTGCAGCCCTGCCACAACTGCCCCCGCGTTTTCCACCCCACCTGCCTGCACCCGCCCCTCAGGACTCCGCCCAGAGGACCCTGGTACTGCCCCAAGTGTCAGAAGAAG GTGCTGAACAAGGAGAACGCGTCATGGCCGCACAGCTTCGTCCAGTCCTACGTGACGCACAAGACGG TGAGgcaggaggagaagaggaggctGCTGAGGAGGAACAGCGAGCTGCAGAGGGAGTGCGCtcacctgcaggaggaggaccAGAAAGTCCACAGCACGCTCAAA CTCTGCATGGACCAGCGGGAGCGTCTGCTCGTCCTGAAGAGAGACACGCAGACGTCCCTGGACCGCCTCCGAGCGCTGGTCCGGATGATCCAAGGCGAGCAGCTCGTCCAGGTCACCATGACCACCACTGTGCCCGCCCCCTCACGGATCAAAACCACCACCGGCGCCAGCCCGGGCCCCTCCGCGCCGCCCCGCCAAACCAGCCAGGTGGACGTTAACGTCTAG
- the phf21b gene encoding PHD finger protein 21B isoform X5: MDVPGLQEALKVEIQCHQVLGALTAVPVKMPHVGSLQQLAGHTASVLPQVRPKTQIPDSLPPPPCQELQPLSLQRAATVLCPRSQAPTLPTANSTFSPNGQRDASPPTLPLHVPLGGGDSNSATQHATAGPGVAYAIIAASPGNSASPVSEAVKSFTCFQVIIIQPQAPPTTGGSPRAQPDLLPQDVPPPPKALPLKKDQDSEKVAFMVALGLVTTEQLEEIQARRQERKRRSTANPAYSSLFEPERKRLTSHYLSSFLSARDSEDFCWKVGHRTLAPHLGRRGLCGAAADGVCVSFQDDVEHEERCAVCKEDGELQPCHNCPRVFHPTCLHPPLRTPPRGPWYCPKCQKKVLNKENASWPHSFVQSYVTHKTVRQEEKRRLLRRNSELQRECAHLQEEDQKVHSTLKLCMDQRERLLVLKRDTQTSLDRLRALVRMIQGEQLVQVTMTTTVPAPSRIKTTTGASPGPSAPPRQTSQVDVNV; encoded by the exons ATGGACGTACCGGGCCTGCAAGAGGCGCTGAAAGTGGAAATCCAATGTCATCAG GTTCTGGGAGCTCTCACGGCTGTGCCCGTCAAGATGCCCCATGTGGGCTCACTGCAGCAGTTAGCGGGACACACGGCCTCCGTCCTGCCACAG GTCCGGCCAAAGACCCAGATCCCTGACAGcctgcccccccctccctgccAGGAGCTGCAGCCGCTCAGCCTGCAGAGGGCCGCCACCGTGCTCTGCCCCAGGAGCCAGGCCCCCACGCTGCCCACCGCCAACAGCACCTTCAGCCCCAACGGCCAGAGGGACGCCTCGCCGCCCACCCTTCCTCTGCATGTCCCCCTGGGGGGGGGCGACTCCAACAGCGCCACTCAGCATGCGACTGCTGGGCCTGGCGTGGCGTACGCCATCATCGCTGCTTCCCCCGGCAACAGCGCGTCCCCCGTCAGCGAGGCCGTGAAG TCCTTCACCTGCTTTCAGGTGATCATAATCCAGCCTCAGGCCCCACCCACCACTGGGGGCTCCCCAAGGGCCCAGCCTGACCTCCTGCCACAGGACGTCCCACCCCCGCCGAAGGCCCTGCCTCTGAAGAAGGACCAGGACTCCGAG AAAGTCGCCTTCATGGTGGCCCTGGGGCTCGTCACCACCGAACAGCTGGAAG AGATCCAGGCCAGGAggcaggagaggaagaggaggagcacagCTAACCCCGCCTACAGCAGCCTGTTCGAACCCGAG CGGAAGCGGCTGACATCCCACTACCTGAGCAGCTTCCTATCGGCAAGAG ACTCTGAGGATTTCTGCTGGAAGGTAGGTCACCGGACTCTGGCGCCGCACCTAGGCAGACGTGGTCTCTGTGGCGCCGCCGCTGATGGCGTCTGCGTGTCGTTTCAGGATGACGTGGAGCACGAGGAGCGCTGCGCCGTCTGTAAGGAGGACGGCGAGCTGCAGCCCTGCCACAACTGCCCCCGCGTTTTCCACCCCACCTGCCTGCACCCGCCCCTCAGGACTCCGCCCAGAGGACCCTGGTACTGCCCCAAGTGTCAGAAGAAG GTGCTGAACAAGGAGAACGCGTCATGGCCGCACAGCTTCGTCCAGTCCTACGTGACGCACAAGACGG TGAGgcaggaggagaagaggaggctGCTGAGGAGGAACAGCGAGCTGCAGAGGGAGTGCGCtcacctgcaggaggaggaccAGAAAGTCCACAGCACGCTCAAA CTCTGCATGGACCAGCGGGAGCGTCTGCTCGTCCTGAAGAGAGACACGCAGACGTCCCTGGACCGCCTCCGAGCGCTGGTCCGGATGATCCAAGGCGAGCAGCTCGTCCAGGTCACCATGACCACCACTGTGCCCGCCCCCTCACGGATCAAAACCACCACCGGCGCCAGCCCGGGCCCCTCCGCGCCGCCCCGCCAAACCAGCCAGGTGGACGTTAACGTCTAG